In one Balaenoptera musculus isolate JJ_BM4_2016_0621 chromosome 2, mBalMus1.pri.v3, whole genome shotgun sequence genomic region, the following are encoded:
- the ANKRD9 gene encoding ankyrin repeat domain-containing protein 9, giving the protein MPWDARRPGGGADGGPEGAGAARSQAQKQCRKSSFAFYQAVRDLLPVWLLEDMRASEAFHWDERGCAAAYSPSEALLYALVHDHQAYAHYLLATFPRRALAPPSAGFRCCAAPGPHVALAVRYNRVGILRRILRTVRDFPAEERARLLDRRGCSRVEGGGTSLHVACELARPECLFLLLGHGASPGLRDGGGLTPLELLLRHLGRDAGAAPAVGAPAPGEPRQRRLLLLDLLALYTPADAAGPARRELLGDRPRWQRLLGEDKFQWLAGLAPPSLFARAMQVLVTAISPGRFPEALDELPLPPFLQPLDLTGKG; this is encoded by the coding sequence ATGCCGTGGGACGCACGGCGGCCCGGGGGCGGCGCGGACGGCGGGCCCGAGGGCGCAGGCGCGGCGCGCTCGCAGGCGCAGAAGCAGTGCCGCAAGTCGTCGTTCGCTTTCTACCAGGCCGTGCGGGACCTGCTGCCCGTGTGGCTGCTGGAGGACATGCGCGCCAGCGAGGCCTTCCACTGGGACGAGCGCGGGTGCGCCGCCGCCTACTCACCGTCTGAGGCGCTGCTCTACGCACTCGTGCACGACCACCAGGCATACGCGCACTACCTGCTGGCTACGTTCCCGCGGCGCGCACTCGCGCCGCCCAGCGCCGGCTTCCGCTGCTGCGCGGCGCCCGGGCCGCACGTGGCGCTGGCCGTGCGCTACAACCGCGTGGGCATCCTGCGCCGCATCCTGCGCACCGTGCGCGACTTCCCGGCCGAGGAGCGCGCGCGCCTGCTCGACCGGCGAGGCTGTAGCCGCGTGGAGGGCGGCGGCACGTCGCTGCACGTGGCCTGCGAGCTGGCGCGCCCCGAGTGTCTCTTCTTGCTGCTCGGCCACGGCGCTTCGCCCGGCCTGCGCGACGGCGGCGGCCTCACGCCGCTCGAGCTGCTGCTGCGTCACCTGGGCCGTGATGCCGGGGCCGCCCCCGCCGTCGGGGCGCCTGCGCCCGGGGAGCCGCGCCAGCGCCGCCTGCTGCTGCTCGACTTACTGGCGCTGTACACGCCCGCGGACGCCGCCGGCCCGGCCCGCCGCGAGCTGCTGGGCGACCGGCCGCGCTGGCAGCGGCTGCTGGGCGAGGACAAGTTCCAGTGGTTGGCGGGCCTGGCGCCACCCTCGCTCTTCGCGCGCGCCATGCAGGTGCTGGTCACCGCCATCTCGCCTGGCCGCTTCCCCGAGGCCCTGGACGAGCTGCCACTGCCGCCCTTCCTGCAGCCGCTGGACCTCACGGGCAAGGGCTAG